The sequence ttctgtctctgctctagaactaccaggacagtctaaatgttccttctgtctctgctctagaactaccaggacagtctaaatgttccttctctgtctctgctctagaactaccaggacagtctaaatgttccttccctgtctctgctctagaactaccaggacagtctaaatgttccttctctgtctctgctctagaactaccaggacagtctaaatgttccttctctgtctctgctctagaactaccaggacagtctaaatgttccttccctgtctctgctctagaactaccaggacagtctaaatgttccttctctgtctctgctctagaactaccaggacagtctaaatgttccttctctgtctctgctctagaacgaccaggacagtctaaatgttccttctgtctctgctctagaacgaccaggacagtctaaatgttccttcctgtctctgcTCTAGAACTACCAGGACTGTCTAAATGTTTCTTCCCCGTCTCTGCTCTAGAactaccaggacagtctaaatgttccttctctgtctctgctctagaactaccaggacagtctaaatgttccttctgtctctgctctagaactaccaggacagtctaaatgttccttccctgtctctgctctagaactaccaggacagtctaaatgttccttccctgtctctgctctagaactaccaggacagtctaaatgttccttccctgtctctgctctagaactaccaggacagtctaaatgttccttccctgtctctgctctagaactaccaggacagtctaaatgttccttccctgtctctgctctagaactaccaggacagtctaaatgttccttccctgtctctgctctagaactaccaggacagtctaaatgttccttccccgtctctgctctagaactaccaggacagtctaaatgttccttccctgtctctgctctagaactaccaggacagtctaaatgttccttccctgtctctgctctagaactaccaggacagtctaaatgttccttccctgtctctgctctagaactaccaggacagtctaaatgttccttccctgtctctgctctagaactaccaggacagtctaaatgtttcttccctgtctctgctctagaactaccaggacagtctaaatgttccttccctgtctctgctctagaactaccaggacagtctaaatgttccttccctgtctctgctctagaactaccaggacagtctaaatgttccttccctgtctctgctctagaactaccaggacagtctaaatgtttcttctctgtctctgctctagaactaccaggacagtctaaatgttccttccccgtctctgctctagaactaccaggacagtctaaatgttccttctctgtctctgctctagaactaccaggacagtctaaatgttccttccccgtctctgctctagaactaccaggacagtctaaatgttccttccccgtctctgctctagaactaccaggacagtctaaatgttccttctctgtctctgctctagaactaccaggacagtctaaatgttccttctctgtctctgctctagaactaccaggacagtctaaatgttccttccccgtctctgctctagaactaccaggacagtctaaatgttccttctctgtctctgctctagaactaccaggacagtctaaatgtttcTTCCCCGTCTCTGCTCTAGAACTACCAGGACTGTCTAAATGTTTCTTCCCCGTCTCTGCACTAGAactaccaggacagtctaaatgttccttcccccgtctctgctctagaactaccaggacagtctaaatgttccttctctgtctctgctctagaactaccaggacagtctaaatgtttcTTCCCCGTCTCTGCTCTAGAactaccaggacagtctaaatgttccttccccgtctctgctctagaactaccaggacagtctaaatgttccttccctgtctctgctctagaactaccaggacagtctaaatgttccttctctgtctctgctctagaactaccaggacagtctaaatgttccttccccgtctctgctctagaactaccaggacagtctaaatgttccttctctgtctctgctctagaactaccaggacagtctaaatgtttcTTCCCCGTCTCTGCTCTAGAactaccaggacagtctaaatgttccttccccgtctctgctctagaactaccaggacagtctaaatgttccttcccgtctctgctctagaactaccaggacagtctaaatgttccttctctgtctctgctctagaactaccaggacagtctaaatgtttcttcccgtctctgctctagaactaccaggacagtctaaatgttccttccccgtctctgctctagaactaccaggacagtctaaatgttccttccctgtctctgctctagaactaccaggacagtctaaatgttccttctctgtctctgctctagaactaccaggacagtctaaatgttccttccctgtctctgctctagaactaccaggacagtctaaatgtttcttccctgtctctgctctagaactaccaggacagtctaaatgttccttctctgtctctgctctagaaCTACCAGGACTGTCTAAATGTTTCTTCCCGTGTCTGCTCTAGAactaccaggacagtctaaatgttccttccctgtctctgctctagaactaccaggacagtctaaatgtttcttccctgtctctgctctagaactaccaggacagtctaaatgttccttctctgtctctgctctagaaCTACCAGGACTGTCTAAATGTTTCTTCCCCGTCTCTGCTCTAGAactaccaggacagtctaaatgttccttcccgtctctgctctagaactaccaggacagtctaaatgttccttctctgtctctgctctagaactaccaggactgtctaaatgttccttccctgtctctgctctagaactaccaggacagtctaaatgttccttctctgtctctgctctagaactaccaggactgtctaaatgttccttccctgtctctgctctagaactaccaggacagtctaaatgttccttctctgtctctgctctagaactaccaggacagtctaaatgttccttccctgtctctgctctagaactaccaggacagtctaaatgttccttctctgtctctgctctagaactaccaggactgtctaaatgttccttctctgtctctgctctagaaCTACCAGGACTGTCTAAATGTTTCTTCCCCGTCTCTGCTCTAGAactaccaggacagtctaaatattccttccctgtctctgctctagaactaccaggacagtctaaatgttccttctctgtctctgctctagaactaccaggacagtctaaatgttccttctgtctctgctctagaactaccaggacagtctaaatgttccttccctgtctctgctctagaactaacaggacagtctaaatgttccttccctgtctctgctctagaacgaccaggacagtctaaatgttccttctgtctctgctctagaacgaccaggacagtctaaatgttccttccctgtctctgctctagaacgaccaggacagtctaaatgttccttccctgtctctgctctagaacgaccaggacagtctaaatgttccttccctgtctctgctctagaactaccaggacagtctaaatgttccttccctgtctctgctctagaacgaccaggacagtctaaatgttccttccctgtctctgctctagaacgaccaggacagtctaaatgttccttccctgtctctgctctagaactaccaggacagtctaaatgttccttccctgtctctgctctagaactaccaggacagtctaaatgttccttccctgtctctgctctagaacgaccaggacagtctaaatgttccttctctgtctctgctctagaactaccaggacagtctaaatgttccttctctgtctctgctctagaaCTACCGTGACACCTTGCAGACCCAGGTGCTTGAGTCTGCTAGGGACCGTTTGAAGAAGGTGGAGTTTGGAGCAGAGCTGTCGGAGGGGGATCTCAAACTGTTCCAGGACGAGCAGGTGGGACAGCTGTATGAGCTGATGCTGGAGTCCACCAAGCCCAACAGACAGTTCGACATCCAGGAGGAAGGATTGAAGAAGTGAAGGAGTAGACTGGATGCTCCCATACTGaccagagagggaggtggtgcaTCTCAATAGTTTAAAGTGTCtctttccttgtctcctctccttcatatacTCTGTTTGTTTTTCTTCATTGAACCTGTATTTTTACAGGACAGGTTAGTCTCATTTACTCACGTATTCAAGCGAGACGTTTCATTTCACACAGTGGACACCCCACAGATATGTCCAATTcatcagtgcagatgaagaaAGGCGACGAGGGAGAAAGacactttagaccaggggtcggCAACAGGCAAGCCGCAGGGAAAAACCATCCCACAAGTGATTTTGTTTGGCCCGCCAAAGTTTTTAGTGAAAAAAGAGTAGCATCGCCAGGAATTCAGCCCAAAAATGTAATTCAGGAACAtttgttcccaagtattcccagaaatgtagagagagacatatgtgatggtgtctcaatgtaatcaaggtatgaaatgATTGTTATTATCAAATACAGTCTGTTTTGAGCTTGCTtttggtcaatttgcagtgtgcAAATGACAGAAATTGgcctgcggctgaatctagttgtcccCCTGCTTTAGACTAGTGTGCTGGAGCCAGGGAGAAGAATAAGGGATGTGTGACTTAGACTTGCCGCAATATCTGAGGTACTCTGACTGGTATACCTCCGAAGAAACTAACTGCACTCAAGCCCCGAATGAAATAGATGCTTTTAAGAAATGTTGTAATTATATTAAAGTACTGTCTGTGAAATAAAAATACCACAGCATGCTCAGTATCTGTGTTAATTTCCTTTCTCTCTTGTTGTGTTTGTGAGGAAAACGGAGGTTCCTGGAGAGGACCTGAAACTGGCACTACACTGTCACACTCCTGCGTCACATCTAGCACCCTATTCActaaattagtgcactacttttgaccagggcccatgggcactacttagggaatagggtgccactttggACCCTTAACACTGTCAGTAATTAGCTTCATGGGAAGCTTCTCACAGGAGCGTGAAGCAGTACTCATGTCTCAATATAGAGACGAAACAGAGACGATGGCAAAGAGAGAAGATGCATCTTTCCTCCAAAGAGCGATTGAATCAATAACTCCACCTTTGTTCGGTCCCCCTGCATAATCTGATCCATTGTAAAGGGAATcgtgtttgtgtctgtctttgtgtctgacTTTCATTGTCAGTCATGTGGAAATATGAGCATGTCCCCTCGTGTAGCAGCGAATGCTGTGAACCAAGATTAAGGGAGCGAAGGCGATGTGACAGAAGTCGTTGTGCATCAACACATGTCATATTGCTCAAAAGCTCACACtttttattctacaatgaagagCAATTTGTATGGTGTTGCACTTCGCAAGTATTTTGGGATAAAGAAATAGACATTGCAGACACAGAATGGCACATGGCAAAATGAATGGGGATT is a genomic window of Oncorhynchus keta strain PuntledgeMale-10-30-2019 chromosome 19, Oket_V2, whole genome shotgun sequence containing:
- the sdhaf3 gene encoding succinate dehydrogenase assembly factor 3, mitochondrial, translating into MANPSHVSRVFSLYKRILLLHRFLPIDLRALGDQYVKDEFRRNKTAAPEEVTVFMREWGNYRDTLQTQVLESARDRLKKVEFGAELSEGDLKLFQDEQVGQLYELMLESTKPNRQFDIQEEGLKK